A portion of the Micromonospora vinacea genome contains these proteins:
- the murD gene encoding UDP-N-acetylmuramoyl-L-alanine--D-glutamate ligase, with product MRLSDLRGRTVAVWGTGREGRAAVTAIAAHGPAELVAVDDSANFLSLPWDGPLAEAAPLVTGEAGFERLAAADVVVRSPGVPQTHPWLVELRRRGIMVTQGTALWMADHAARTVGVTGSKGKSTTSSLISHLLTAMGRPNVFGGNIGVPTLDLPDAELYVLELSSYQCSDLTDSPRVAVVTALFPEHLDAHGGEREYYRDKLNLLAHDPQTIVVNGGDPRLAAELGELPAVRAGRPDTTHVATGADGTPWFHFGDQPLFPRAVLPLVGRHNEGNLCVALAVLDALGVDVVADKVHLAVAVAEFQGLAHRLTEITDPSGLTFVDDTLATSPYAAMHAIDAYDGRPLTVIVGGNDRGLDYTPLAEHLAERELTVIGIPDSGTRIVEVLAGLPKVRTELVDDLVDAVRLSREVTPAGGVVLLSPAAPSYGRFRNFEHRSEVFAQAVADTAR from the coding sequence GTGCGCCTTTCTGACCTGCGCGGACGTACCGTCGCCGTCTGGGGCACCGGTCGGGAGGGCCGGGCCGCTGTGACCGCCATCGCCGCGCACGGCCCCGCCGAGCTGGTGGCGGTCGACGACAGCGCCAACTTCCTGTCGCTGCCCTGGGACGGCCCGCTGGCCGAGGCGGCGCCGCTGGTCACCGGCGAGGCCGGCTTCGAACGACTGGCCGCCGCCGACGTGGTGGTCCGCTCCCCGGGGGTGCCGCAGACCCACCCGTGGCTGGTCGAGCTGCGCCGCCGCGGGATCATGGTGACCCAGGGCACCGCGTTGTGGATGGCCGACCACGCCGCGCGCACCGTCGGGGTCACCGGCAGCAAGGGTAAGAGCACCACCTCCAGCCTGATCAGTCACCTGCTCACCGCGATGGGCCGACCGAACGTCTTCGGCGGCAACATCGGGGTGCCGACCCTGGACCTGCCGGACGCGGAGCTGTACGTGCTGGAGCTGTCCAGCTACCAGTGCAGCGACCTCACCGACTCGCCCCGGGTGGCGGTGGTCACCGCGCTCTTCCCCGAGCACCTCGACGCGCACGGTGGCGAACGGGAGTACTACCGGGACAAGCTCAACCTGCTCGCCCACGACCCGCAGACGATCGTGGTCAACGGGGGCGACCCCCGGCTCGCCGCGGAACTGGGTGAGCTGCCGGCGGTCCGCGCCGGTCGCCCCGACACCACGCACGTCGCCACCGGCGCGGACGGCACCCCGTGGTTCCACTTCGGTGACCAACCGCTCTTCCCGCGTGCCGTGCTGCCGCTGGTCGGCCGGCACAACGAGGGCAACCTCTGTGTCGCGCTCGCCGTGCTCGACGCGCTCGGCGTGGACGTGGTGGCCGACAAGGTCCACCTCGCCGTCGCGGTCGCCGAGTTCCAGGGGCTGGCCCACCGGCTGACCGAGATCACCGACCCGTCCGGGTTGACGTTCGTCGACGACACCCTGGCCACCAGCCCGTACGCGGCAATGCACGCCATCGACGCGTACGACGGGCGGCCGTTGACGGTGATCGTCGGGGGCAACGACCGGGGTCTGGACTACACGCCGTTGGCCGAGCACCTGGCCGAGCGGGAGCTGACAGTGATCGGGATTCCAGACAGCGGCACCCGCATCGTCGAGGTGCTCGCCGGCCTGCCGAAGGTGCGTACCGAACTGGTCGACGACCTGGTGGACGCGGTCCGGCTGTCCCGGGAGGTGACCCCGGCCGGCGGGGTGGTGCTGCTGTCTCCGGCCGCGCCCAGCTACGGCCGGTTCCGCAACTTCGAGCACCGTTCCGAGGTCTTCGCCCAGGCCGTCGCCGACACCGCCCGCTGA